A region of Hydrogenimonas cancrithermarum DNA encodes the following proteins:
- a CDS encoding molybdopterin synthase catalytic subunit translates to MVLIYKGPIDVEELLSRWYDAEHDKNFGAMVSFVGTIREEGGIEALSFDIYRPVLEQWFGRWKEKLAKEGALLAMAHSEGDVPVHKSSFACAIFSPKRRVALEMLDAFVEDFKANAPIWKYDVIDGKRIYAEKRSTPMNGSGLLLK, encoded by the coding sequence ATGGTGTTGATATACAAAGGACCGATCGATGTCGAGGAGTTGCTGAGCCGCTGGTACGATGCGGAGCACGACAAAAACTTCGGTGCGATGGTGAGTTTCGTTGGAACGATCCGTGAAGAAGGGGGTATCGAAGCGCTGAGTTTCGATATTTACCGTCCGGTGCTCGAACAGTGGTTCGGCAGATGGAAAGAGAAACTGGCCAAAGAGGGTGCGTTGCTCGCGATGGCCCATAGCGAAGGCGATGTTCCGGTGCATAAATCTTCCTTCGCCTGCGCCATTTTCAGTCCCAAGCGGCGTGTGGCACTCGAGATGCTCGATGCCTTCGTCGAAGATTTCAAAGCCAACGCTCCGATCTGGAAATATGACGTGATCGACGGCAAACGTATCTATGCCGAAAAACGCTCGACCCCCATGAATGGCA